Proteins encoded within one genomic window of Pygocentrus nattereri isolate fPygNat1 chromosome 7, fPygNat1.pri, whole genome shotgun sequence:
- the nudt4a gene encoding nudix (nucleoside diphosphate linked moiety X)-type motif 4a isoform X3, whose product MEPEEEPCGAAVREVYEEAGVRGNLGRLLGVFEQNQDSKHRTYVYVLTVTETLEDWEDSVNIGRKRKWFKIDEAIRVLQCHKPVHAEYLRRLTPRCGPTNGNGQEPMALDDNAPLHQSTSQDCGLPRLHR is encoded by the exons ATGGAGCCGGAGGAGGAGCCGTGTGGAGCAGCCGTAAGGGAAGTCTATGAAGAG GCTGGTGTAAGGGGCAACCTTGGCAGGCTACTGGGGGTTTTTGAG CAGAACCAAGACAGCAAGCATCGAACGTATGTGTATGTGCTTACCGTGacagagacactggaggactgGGAGGACTCTGTTAACATTG GTCGCAAGAGAAAGTGGTTTAAGATTGACGAGGCCATCCGGGTGCTGCAGTGCCACAAGCCGGTCCATGCTGAGTACCTCCGCAGACTCACCCCTCGCTGTGGCCCCACCAACGGCAACGGCCAGGAACCCATGGCCCTGGATGATAATGCCCCCCTCCACCAAAGCACCTCACAGGACTGTGGCCTGCCGCGCTTGCACAGATAG